In the genome of Monodelphis domestica isolate mMonDom1 chromosome 2, mMonDom1.pri, whole genome shotgun sequence, one region contains:
- the LOC103094962 gene encoding cytadherence high molecular weight protein 1 yields the protein MEAVGEAVEPEVEAVEPEVSVEAVGVTVESEVEAVEPEVSVEAVGEAVEPDVSVEPEVEAVEPEVSVEAVGEAVEPEVSVEAVGEAVEPEVSVELVGEAVEPEVSVEAVGEAVEPEVSVEAVGEAVEPEVSVEAVGEAVEPEVSVEAVGGAVEPEVEAVEPEVSVEAVGEDVEAVGEDVESEVEAVEPEVSVETVGEAVEPEVSVETVGEAVELEMSVEAVGEAVESEVEAVEPEVRVEAVVEAVESIVGAVELRVGMDPMVVVESSEVVEEAMVGLVLVSDAAVFAAVTKVEFSVRR from the coding sequence ATGGAGGCAGTGGGAGAGGCTGTGGAGCCAGAAGTTGAGGCTGTGGAGCCTGAAGTGAGTGTGGAGGCAGTAGGAGTGACTGTGGAGTCAGAAGTTGAGGCTGTGGAGCCTGAAGTGAGTGTGGAGGCAGTGGGAGAGGCTGTGGAGCCTGATGTGAGTGTGGAGCCGGAAGTTGAGGCTGTGGAGCCTGAAGTGAGTGTGGAGGCAGTGGGAGAGGCTGTGGAGCCTGAAGTGAGTGTGGAGGCAGTGGGAGAGGCTGTGGAGCCTGAAGTGAGTGTGGAGCTAGTGGGAGAGGCTGTGGAGCCTGAAGTGAGTGTCGAGGCAGTAGGAGAGGCTGTGGAGCCTGAAGTGAGTGTGGAGGCAGTGGGAGAGGCTGTGGAGCCTGAAGTGAGTGTGGAGGCAGTGGGAGAGGCTGTGGAGCCTGAAGTGAGTGTGGAGGCAGTGGGAGGGGCTGTGGAGCCAGAAGTAGAGGCTGTGGAGCCTGAAGTGAGTGTGGAGGCAGTGGGAGAGGATGTGGAGGCAGTGGGAGAAGATGTGGAGTCAGAAGTTGAGGCTGTGGAGCCTGAAGTGAGTGTGGAGACAGTGGGAGAGGCTGTGGAGCCTGAAGTGAGTGTGGAGACAGTGGGAGAGGCTGTAGAACTAGAAATGAGTGTGGAGGCAGTGGGAGAAGCTGTAGAGTCTGAAGTAGAGGCTGTGGAGCCTGAAGTGCGTGTGGAGGCAGTGGTAGAGGCTGTAGAGTCTATTGTAGGGGCAGTGGAGCTGAGAGTAGGTATGGATCCCATGGTAGTTGTAGAGTCTTCGGAAGTGGTTGAAGAGGCTATGGTAGGGCTTGTGCTAGTCTCTGACGCTGCAGTATTCGCTGCAGTAACCAAAGTTGAGTTTTCTGTAAGAAGATGA